Proteins found in one bacterium genomic segment:
- a CDS encoding UvrD-helicase domain-containing protein, giving the protein MTDFLNRMNDAQRAAVTAPDGPVLVVAGAGSGKTRVLTTRIQWLMSERDVRAGEILAFTFTNKAAREMKERVGETLGEGRAPFWIGTFHATGLKILRSDGHHIGIQSGFSIFDTDDSKRLLKQVMGDLNIDPKQFTPNATRAVISKWKNEDINPAAARAQARSFIDEKYADLYEGYVRALDKNNALDFDDLILRCVHLLEQVEPVREKYAGRFRHVMVDEFQDTNPLQLLMVKALSSAHGNVFAVGDDDQSIYSWRGARIENMIHFDDYFPGAATFRLEQNYRSTGTILKAANEVIAHNKQRKGKNLWTAGAEGDKLTEEEFFDDEDEAARLVDIVRAETSGGLTRGDITVLYRTNAQSRVLEDALRRASLPYQIVGSLHFYDRKEVRDLLAYLKLVANPADVIALQRVINVPKRKIGDTTIGRLLELAAAHDLTPGQAAADPGVLEQQIAPAACRRVRQFFDMATRWRRLAAEGEPVPELLTAIITDTGYQGHLEQDDPESAGTRAENVAELINAAAGFHESSGGGTLDQFLEQVALVSDPDTIRDDEGVVRLMTIHTAKGLEFPVVVIAGCEDDILPHINSAEDEAGLEEERRLFYVALTRAEKRVYLLHAARRRRFGTWQDSLPSRFLAELPDELVERRHLDSGDSVQAPIARTLFGAGGDGWGGGSVAREHRGLGGGGGRGRNGPAVRPEEWGRRGAARSPQPTDAGWDQDVVQAAPYYEGQLVRHGIFGTGTVSRVEGAGDDMLVTVDFRDSGRKHINPRFAPLVPVD; this is encoded by the coding sequence TGGGCGAGACCCTCGGCGAGGGCCGCGCCCCGTTCTGGATCGGCACCTTCCACGCCACCGGCCTGAAGATCCTGCGCAGCGACGGGCACCACATCGGTATCCAGTCAGGCTTCTCCATCTTCGACACCGACGACAGCAAGCGCCTCCTGAAGCAGGTCATGGGCGACCTGAACATCGACCCCAAGCAGTTCACGCCCAACGCGACCCGTGCCGTGATCAGCAAGTGGAAGAACGAGGATATCAATCCCGCCGCGGCGCGGGCCCAGGCGCGCAGCTTCATCGACGAGAAGTACGCCGACCTGTACGAGGGCTACGTCCGGGCCCTCGACAAGAACAACGCCCTGGATTTCGACGACCTGATCCTGCGCTGCGTGCACCTCCTGGAGCAGGTCGAGCCGGTCCGCGAGAAGTACGCCGGGCGCTTCCGCCACGTGATGGTGGACGAGTTCCAGGACACCAACCCCCTGCAGTTGCTCATGGTCAAGGCCCTGTCGAGCGCCCACGGCAACGTCTTCGCCGTGGGAGACGACGACCAGAGCATCTACAGCTGGCGGGGCGCGCGCATCGAGAACATGATCCATTTCGACGACTACTTCCCGGGCGCGGCCACCTTCCGGCTCGAGCAGAACTACCGCTCGACGGGCACCATCCTCAAGGCGGCCAACGAGGTCATCGCCCACAACAAGCAGCGCAAGGGCAAGAACCTGTGGACCGCCGGCGCCGAGGGCGACAAGTTGACCGAGGAGGAGTTCTTCGACGACGAGGACGAGGCCGCGCGCCTGGTCGACATCGTGCGCGCCGAGACGTCGGGCGGGCTCACCCGGGGCGACATCACCGTGCTCTACCGCACCAACGCCCAGAGCCGCGTGCTGGAGGACGCCCTGCGGCGCGCCAGCCTGCCCTACCAGATCGTCGGCTCCCTGCACTTCTACGACCGCAAGGAGGTGCGCGATCTGCTGGCCTACCTGAAGCTGGTGGCCAATCCGGCCGATGTCATCGCCCTGCAGCGGGTGATCAACGTGCCCAAGCGCAAGATCGGCGACACCACCATCGGCCGCCTGCTGGAGCTGGCGGCGGCCCACGACCTGACGCCCGGGCAGGCCGCGGCCGACCCGGGGGTCCTGGAGCAGCAGATCGCGCCGGCGGCCTGCAGGCGCGTGCGCCAGTTCTTCGACATGGCCACGCGCTGGCGGCGCCTGGCCGCCGAGGGCGAGCCGGTGCCCGAACTCCTGACGGCGATCATCACGGACACCGGCTACCAGGGGCATCTCGAGCAGGACGACCCGGAGTCGGCGGGGACCCGGGCCGAGAACGTGGCCGAGCTCATCAACGCCGCCGCCGGCTTCCACGAGAGCTCGGGCGGCGGCACCCTCGACCAGTTCCTCGAGCAGGTGGCCCTGGTCTCGGATCCGGACACCATCCGCGACGACGAGGGGGTCGTGCGCCTGATGACCATCCACACGGCCAAGGGGCTGGAGTTTCCCGTGGTCGTCATCGCCGGCTGCGAGGACGACATCCTGCCCCACATCAACAGCGCCGAGGACGAGGCCGGTCTCGAGGAGGAGCGCCGCCTGTTCTACGTGGCGTTGACGCGGGCGGAGAAGCGCGTGTACCTGCTCCACGCGGCCCGGCGCCGGCGCTTCGGCACCTGGCAGGACAGCCTGCCTTCGCGCTTCCTGGCCGAGCTGCCGGACGAACTGGTCGAGCGGCGCCACCTGGACAGCGGCGACTCGGTGCAGGCGCCGATCGCCCGGACCCTCTTCGGGGCGGGCGGCGACGGCTGGGGCGGCGGTTCGGTGGCGCGGGAGCACCGCGGCCTCGGCGGGGGCGGCGGCCGCGGGCGCAATGGCCCGGCCGTGCGTCCGGAGGAGTGGGGCCGGCGGGGGGCGGCGCGGTCGCCGCAGCCGACCGATGCGGGCTGGGACCAGGACGTGGTCCAGGCTGCGCCCTACTACGAGGGCCAACTCGTGCGCCACGGGATCTTCGGCACCGGCACCGTCAGCCGCGTCGAGGGCGCCGGCGACGACATGCTCGTGACGGTCGACTTCCGCGACAGCGGCCGCAAGCACATCAATCCCCGCTTCGCCCCGCTGGTGCCGGTCGACTGA